One Bacillus sp. (in: firmicutes) DNA window includes the following coding sequences:
- a CDS encoding S-ribosylhomocysteine lyase: MKKMNVESFNLDHTKVKAPYVRLVGTTEGANGDKVYKYDIRFCQPNKEHMEMPSLHSLEHMMAEFIRNHLDCVLDIGPMGCQTGFYLQVINHSNYEEILEVLEKTLHDVLAATEVPACNEIQCGWAASHSLEGAKEIAQKMLSHKDEWTEIFA, translated from the coding sequence ATGAAAAAAATGAATGTAGAAAGCTTCAACCTTGACCACACAAAAGTAAAAGCACCATATGTCCGTTTGGTTGGAACAACAGAGGGAGCAAATGGCGATAAAGTATACAAATACGATATTCGTTTTTGCCAGCCTAACAAAGAGCATATGGAAATGCCGTCACTTCACTCTTTAGAACATATGATGGCCGAATTTATTCGTAATCACCTTGATTGTGTTCTTGATATCGGACCAATGGGCTGCCAAACTGGCTTTTACTTACAAGTCATCAACCACTCTAATTATGAAGAAATTCTTGAAGTTTTAGAAAAAACATTACATGATGTTTTAGCAGCAACAGAAGTTCCTGCCTGTAATGAAATCCAGTGCGGCTGGGCAGCGAGCCATAGCTTAGAGGGCGCTAAAGAAATTGCCCAAAAAATGCTTTCCCATAAAGATGAATGGACAGAAATTTTCGCGTAA
- a CDS encoding glycerophosphodiester phosphodiesterase yields the protein MKTNRPLIIAHRGASGEAPENTLAAFQLAVKKGCDAIELDIHLTKDGKLAVIHDDNINRTTNGVGLVREMTATELKKYDAGSWFDRKFKGERIPLLEEVFEIVPREIIINIEIKNTPFYYDGIEEKLHDFLVKRNRMNQVFVSSFDYLCLYRLKKLNNDIKIGLLYYEDFNDYLGWANHFGLPVDVLQPHFQSIREHDVRIAIENGLKIIPWTVNSKSNMEKMICYGVSGIVTNYPGRLKALLDGK from the coding sequence ATGAAAACAAATAGGCCATTAATTATTGCCCACCGTGGTGCATCTGGGGAGGCTCCAGAAAATACGCTGGCAGCGTTTCAATTAGCAGTAAAAAAGGGGTGTGATGCTATTGAATTAGATATTCACTTAACTAAAGATGGGAAGTTAGCGGTTATTCATGATGACAACATAAATAGGACGACAAATGGTGTAGGGTTGGTAAGAGAAATGACCGCTACCGAGTTAAAAAAATACGATGCTGGTAGCTGGTTTGACCGAAAATTTAAAGGTGAGAGGATTCCGTTATTGGAGGAAGTCTTTGAGATTGTACCAAGAGAAATCATAATAAATATAGAAATTAAAAATACTCCATTTTATTATGATGGCATCGAAGAAAAGCTTCACGACTTTTTAGTTAAAAGAAACCGAATGAACCAAGTGTTTGTTTCATCTTTTGATTATTTATGTCTATATCGCTTAAAAAAGCTAAATAATGATATAAAAATTGGGTTGTTGTATTATGAGGATTTCAATGATTATCTAGGTTGGGCTAATCATTTTGGTCTTCCAGTAGATGTATTACAGCCTCATTTTCAATCGATTCGGGAACATGATGTTCGCATTGCCATTGAAAATGGGTTGAAGATCATTCCGTGGACTGTAAATTCAAAAAGTAATATGGAAAAAATGATTTGTTACGGTGTAAGCGGGATTGTTACGAACTATCCAGGGAGGTTGAAGGCATTATTGGATGGAAAATGA
- a CDS encoding EamA family transporter, which yields MNWKSPYFLLVIATLLWGGNFVIGRGFAETVPPFTLAFIRWVVAFLFLLPFAKSELLANKNLWMKEWKTLFWMSLTGIVGFNTLLYIAVHYTTSINAVLMNATTPAIIMLLSFLFLKEKVQKRHIIGIVFSIFGVIWIVSRGSIETLLTFTINKGELWMIIAIISWSIYSVIVKKNAAKFPAAGVFLVTIIIGVFILAPFAAYEWIIGKPIVISAKSIAGFLYIGIFASVVAFLSWNKAVADLGPGKASPFLNLMPIFASIFATTFLGETVTSSQFIGGAITITGVLITAGVFIKKTPPGMNHEKQTEKLEASH from the coding sequence ATGAACTGGAAGTCACCGTATTTTTTATTAGTCATTGCAACGTTACTATGGGGTGGAAATTTTGTAATTGGGAGAGGCTTTGCCGAAACTGTGCCACCTTTTACTTTAGCTTTCATTCGCTGGGTTGTCGCTTTTTTATTTTTATTGCCTTTTGCTAAAAGTGAATTGCTTGCTAACAAAAATCTTTGGATGAAGGAATGGAAAACATTATTTTGGATGTCTTTAACAGGAATTGTAGGCTTTAATACGCTTTTGTATATTGCCGTTCACTACACTACATCGATTAATGCTGTTCTTATGAATGCAACAACACCAGCAATCATCATGCTGCTTTCCTTTTTATTTTTAAAAGAAAAAGTCCAAAAAAGGCATATAATTGGGATTGTTTTTTCTATTTTCGGCGTCATTTGGATTGTTAGCCGCGGCTCAATTGAAACCCTTTTAACCTTTACAATTAATAAGGGTGAACTCTGGATGATTATAGCGATTATATCATGGTCTATTTACTCCGTTATCGTCAAGAAAAATGCTGCTAAATTTCCAGCAGCTGGTGTCTTCTTAGTAACAATCATAATCGGGGTTTTTATCCTTGCACCATTTGCAGCCTACGAATGGATCATTGGTAAACCAATCGTAATTTCCGCAAAAAGTATCGCCGGGTTTTTATACATTGGAATTTTCGCATCTGTAGTAGCATTTTTAAGTTGGAACAAAGCTGTTGCCGATTTAGGTCCTGGAAAAGCATCGCCATTCTTAAACCTTATGCCCATTTTTGCATCAATCTTTGCGACCACTTTTCTTGGCGAAACAGTAACATCTTCCCAGTTTATTGGTGGTGCAATTACAATAACAGGCGTACTCATTACAGCTGGCGTCTTTATTAAAAAAACACCGCCGGGGATGAACCACGAAAAGCAAACCGAAAAACTCGAAGCTTCTCATTAA